CGTCCCCGCCAATGAGCGAGTGCGCGCGCAGCGTGCCCGGGTAGTAGGGGAACACCCAGTGCGAGCCCTGCGCGGGCGTGTACGTGTCCGCGCCGGGCGGGTAGCCCGTCACGGCGTTGTAGGATGTCTTGAACAGCAGGGCGCGCGAGCCGTTGGTGTCGCTGCCGTTGGTGTCGTCCAGCGCGACGGGCGCGGACACGGTGCGCTCGCTCTGCAGCGGTTCGCTTCCCAGGTTGAGCAGCGTGTTGAGCACGATGCGCGTGCCCGCGACGCTGCCCTTGAAGTCGTGGCCCGCCAGATAGACGATGGTCGCCTTCTGCGGATCATTGTCCTTCTGGTTGAAGGAGAAGAAGTCGTGGCCGCGGTGGTTGTCCACCGCCACGTGCGCGGCGTTGTCGTACTGGTTGCCCGCGGCGTAGTTCACCCAGCTCACCGCCAGCCGCCGCACGCCGTTCTTGAAGGTCGTGCGGTAGTTCTCCGTCTCGCCCGCCACGTTGTTGAAGCGGAAGTCACCCATCTGGGAGAAGGGGTCGCCCGGGTTGGGGTAGATGATGCAGGCGGGCCGGGGCACGGACTCGGTGAGGTAGTCGGGGTCCGTGCAGTTGCGGCCGCTCCACGTGTCGCCGTCGGCCAGCTTGTTCTTCTCGAAGTTGACGTCACCCTGGAAGCGCGTGGAAGGCACCAGCCCGCCGCCCACCTTGTTGGTGTGCTCGTAGGACCAGATGCTGGTGCACTCGGCGAACAGGCCGTTGCCGCGCTGGTTGGTGAAGTAGGCGATGTTGTTGAGGACGTTCTCCGCCTGGTTGCCGGCGCCGTCGCCGTTGGTGCGGTACTCGGTGCGGGAGCTGTCGCCAATCTGCCAGTGCGGCGCCCAGAACACGCGGTAGCGCGGGCGCTGGGTGGTGGGGTCCACGGCGTTGAGCAGGCCGTTGGGGTACGCCGCGGTGGAGATGAGGTCCGCGTTGGCGTGGAGCGCGTCGTAGATGAGGCCGGGCTGGCCGCCGTTGAGGGTGCAGCCGCTGGTGGTGCCCTGCGGGCAGCCGCCCGCGCCCGGGAAGTCCAGGCCCGCGTTGCGCAGGTAGTCATCCAGCATGCCGCCCTTCACGAACGACTTGTCCCCGGGGTTGTTGTCGTGCCGGTCCAGCAGGGCGATCTTCGGGGGCACGCGGTTCAGCCGCCGGCCAATGGGCGCGTTGAACTCGATGGTGGCCTGGTGCAGGCGCACGTAGAAGCAGCCGCTGTTGTTGGTGAACGTGTTGCAGTTGCACGGGGTGCGGAACTTGTTCGGCGCGTCCGGCCCGGTGGAGGAGTTCAGGAAGTCGAGCGCGTTCTTCGCGTCCTTCGCGTCGATGATGAACGCGCCACCCATGTACTGGACGTCGCGGAAGCCGCTGGCGGTGTTGAGCGTCGTGGCCGTGAAGTTCGGCCGCGCCTGGTTCGTGTTGGTGGTGAAGTTGTCGATGTTCCCTTCGGGGAACAGGCCGCTCGGGGGCAGCGCCTGCAGGGGCGGCACCGGCACGACGGGCGCCGCGTCCGCGCGGGAGATGTGGAAGTCGCAGCCGTCATTCCAGCTGGGGTCGTTCCACTGGCCGTTGCGCGGCGGGGGCGGCTGGTGCTTGTTGGTGGGCACGCAGCGGTTGGGAGACCGCTTCGTGTCGTCGATGGCCAGGTACACCGTCACCGGGTGGTTGGCGTTGAAGCCGCCCGCCTCGTTGGACTGCAACAGGCGCCACACCAGGCCGTAGGCCGACAGGCTTCCACAGCCCTGCTGGAAGGTGGCCTGCTCCGGGATGATCAGCGCGCCCTGGCTGAAGGTGACGATGTCCGTCGCGGACGCCGGCAGCGCCGTCAGCAGCGCCAGGCCCAGCAGGATTCGCCGCGCCGCGGAGATTCTGGGGGGGATGGGGGCCAAGGGTTCACCGGGGGTTGGGGATCGACTGACCCCCTCGGGGTCGGGGGCAACCCTTGGCTTGTGCACACCGTGTGCCCCGGCGTGGGAGGCTTCCGTCCGGGGGAGGCCATGGAAAGAAACCGTGTGGCTGTGGCCAGTCGACGTCAGCGGCTACGCAAAGCTTGCGAGGTCCGCACGTCGTGCATAGCGCCCGGGACGCCTGGCCGCCTAATCCGCGAGCTTGCCGCCCCGGCCGGCCTTCTTCTCCGAGGTGCGCTTCTTGTCCTCCAGGCGACGGCGCTTGGAGCCCAGGGTGGGGCGGGTGGCCTTGCGGACCTTGGGGACGAAGGTGAGGGCCTGCAGGCCGGCGCGCAGGCGGCGCACGGCGGCGTCCTTGTTCTGGGACTGGCTGCGGCGCTCGGTGGCGGTGACGGACAGCTCCGTGGGCGGATGGCTGAGGCGCACGCCGCTGGCGGTGGTGTTGCGGTGCTGGCCGCCGGGTCCGGAGGCGATGAAGAACTCCACGTCGCAGACCTTCAGCAGGGCCTCGTCATCCAGGGCGAGGGCCTCCCGGGCGGCCTGGCGTCGAGCGGGTGCGATGGGCGGGGTCGGCGGCGTCATGGCGGTCCTCAAGTTAGCGCCGCGGAGACGCCGCCGGTACCCCGCCCCTGACACCCGGGCGGCGCGGGGTTCCCTCGAGGCCTGGCTCAGGTGAAGTTCAGGTTGAACGTGAAGCCCGTCTTGGCGGTGCGCCCGGTCTCGTCGGTGGCCACGAACTTCACCGCGTAGGGCAGGACGTTGAGGGAGCGGTCCGTGGTGACGCGCACCTGCGTGGTCGTCTCGCCCGGGGCCAGGGTGACGGGGTCGGAGCCGAGCCGCGTCGTGCCGGGCGTCTCCAGCGAGAGGGTGAGCGCGCCGGTGAAGCCCTCCGCGCGCGTCACCGTCACCGTCGTCTGGCCGGACTGGCCGGGCGTCACGTTCACCTGGCGGGGCTCCACGGAGATGGAGAAGGCCTCGTTGGGCTCCGGGGGCTCCAGGATGACCAGGGAGATGTTGCCCCGGGCGGTGACGTTGTTGGCCGGGTCCTCCGCGATGAGCTGCAGCGCGTTCACGCCGTAGCTCGTGACGCTGGGGGCCACCGTGATGGTGGCGGTGGTGCTGGCGATGGTCTCCCCTTCCGGGAGGATGAAGGGCGGGCCGAAGGTGACGCCCTCGGGGGTGATCGACGCGCTCACGCGCACCTCGCCCAGGTTGTCCGCGATGCGCTGGATGGCGATGTCATAGGGGACGGAGTCGCCGGGCGCGACGGTGACGGTGTCCTGGCCTCCCCAATCCAGGTGGTAGTAGGGCGTGTTGCCGCCACACCCCAGGGCCAGCGCACTGATGAGGACTGCGAGACGGGGGAGGGAACGCGGCATGGGAGGGCTCCAGGGGTGGCGAAGCGAAGGTTGAGCATGGGGCCGGGGCGCGAGCGCCCGCAAGCGGCTCCGGGGAAGGCGGGCGTCAGCGGAACAACGAACCGGCGGCCAGATAAGTCCCGACGTGGGCCTCCAGCGACGGCGCCAGCGGCCGCGCGTAGCCACCGCCCAGCGTGAGCACCACGGGGAGTCCGCGCTCCTTCGCCGCGCGCATGACGCGCAGGTCCCGCTCGAAGAGCCCCGCGTGGGTGAGCGACAGCCGGCCCAGGGTGTCCTCCTCCAGCGGATCCACGCCGGCCTGGAAGAAGAGCAGGTCGGCGTGCGCGGACTCCAGGACGTGGGGCAGGTGCGCGTCGAGCACGGCCAGGTACTCCGCGTCCCCCGCGCCGTCCTCCAGCCCCAGGTCCAGGTGCGAGGCGTGCTTGCGGAAGGGGAAGTTGTGCTCGCCGTGCATGGAGAAGGTGAAGACGGACGGGTCGCCCGCGAAGACGGCCGCGGTGCCGTTGCCCTGGTGCACGTCCAGGTCCACCACCACCGCGCGGCGGATGGTCCCTTCGGCCTGGAGCACGCGGATGGCCACGGCGATGTCGTTGAAGACACAGAAGCCCTCCCCGTGGTCCGGGAAGGCGTGGTGCGTGCCGCCGGCCAGGTTCGCGCCGAAGCCGTCCTCCAACGCGGCGCGGGCGGCGGCCAGGGTCCCGCCCACGGACGCGCGCGCGTTGTCCACGAGCCGCGGGGACCAGGGGAAGCCCAGCCGGCGCACCTCCGCGTCGGTGAGGGTGCCTCCGAAGAAGGCGTCCAGGTAGCGCGGGGTGTGGACGCGCTCCAGTTCGTCGCGCCCGGCGCGGGGGGCCTCGTGGAAGGCGGTGGGAGGGAGGATGCCGCGCTCGAGCAGGATTTCGCGCAGCACGCGGTACTTCTCCATGGGGAAGCGGTGCCCGTCGGGCAGGGGGACCAGGTACCTGTCGATGTGGAAGACGCGCACGGACCCGGGGCGTAACGCCCGTTCTCGAGGGGTGCAACCGGGGGCGTAGAACTTCCCGCGGGCCTGTCCGTTACAGGAGCAGGCGGCGCGAAGGTGCCCGCCCTCGCAAGTCCGTCACCCGGAGCCCACCCATGAACCTGAAGCCCCTCTCGCGGGCCGTCCTGACGGCCGCGCTCGCCACCGGTCTGTCCGCCCCCTCCGCCTGGGCCGTCACGCCCGTCAGCAAGCCGTCGTCCACCGCGAAGCCCGTCGCGGCCGAGAAGCCCTTCGTGGAGGGGACACCCATCAAGCCCACGAAGCCCACGGACACACCGGCCACCGGACCCCAAACGCCCACGGGGCAGGGGACGCAGGCTCAGTCCCAGGGCCAGGACGTGCAGGCCCAGCCGCAGGGGGCCCGGCCTGAAATCGAGGTGGCGTTCGTGCTGGA
The sequence above is drawn from the Corallococcus sp. NCRR genome and encodes:
- a CDS encoding histone deacetylase family protein; this translates as MRVFHIDRYLVPLPDGHRFPMEKYRVLREILLERGILPPTAFHEAPRAGRDELERVHTPRYLDAFFGGTLTDAEVRRLGFPWSPRLVDNARASVGGTLAAARAALEDGFGANLAGGTHHAFPDHGEGFCVFNDIAVAIRVLQAEGTIRRAVVVDLDVHQGNGTAAVFAGDPSVFTFSMHGEHNFPFRKHASHLDLGLEDGAGDAEYLAVLDAHLPHVLESAHADLLFFQAGVDPLEEDTLGRLSLTHAGLFERDLRVMRAAKERGLPVVLTLGGGYARPLAPSLEAHVGTYLAAGSLFR
- a CDS encoding peptide chain release factor-like protein, whose product is MTPPTPPIAPARRQAAREALALDDEALLKVCDVEFFIASGPGGQHRNTTASGVRLSHPPTELSVTATERRSQSQNKDAAVRRLRAGLQALTFVPKVRKATRPTLGSKRRRLEDKKRTSEKKAGRGGKLAD